One window of Triticum urartu cultivar G1812 unplaced genomic scaffold, Tu2.1 TuUngrouped_contig_6082, whole genome shotgun sequence genomic DNA carries:
- the LOC125530115 gene encoding magnesium-chelatase subunit ChlI, chloroplastic, whose protein sequence is MAMASPFSPASAAAASPALPFSVSTSRPLSLTTAATAAVSARAPCRGSRGFRRGRFAVCNVAAPSAAELETKPAAAAKESQRPVYPFPAIVGQDEMKLCLLLNVIDPKIGGVMIMGDRGTGKSTTVRSLVDLLPDISVVVGDPFNSDPFDPEVMGPEVRDRLLKGEDLPVTTTKITMVDLPLGATEDRVCGTIDIEKALTEGVKAFEPGLLAKANRGILYVDEVNLLDDHLVDVLLDSAASGWNTVEREGISISHPARFILIGSGNPEEGELRPQLLDRFGMHAQVGTVRDAELRVKIVEERARFDKDPKTFRQSYLEEQGKLQDQITSARSNLGSVQLDHDLRVKISQVCSELNVDGLRGDIVTNRAAKALAALKGRDIVTVEDIATVIPNCLRHRLRKDPLESIDSGLLVVEKFYEVFG, encoded by the exons ATGGCCATGGCCTCCCCGTTCTCCCCGgcgtcggccgccgccgcctcgccggcccTCCCCTTCTCCGTCTCCACCTCCCGCCCTCTCTCCCTCACCACCGCCGCAACCGCCGCCGTCTCAG CCCGGGCTCCGTGCAGGGGCAGCAGAGGATTCCGCCGCGGCCGCTTCGCCGTCTGCAATGTCGCTGCCCCCTCCGCCGCCGAGCTG GAGACCAAACCGGCGGCGGCCGCGAAGGAGAGCCAGCGGCCGGTGTACCCGTTCCCGGCGATCGTGGGGCAGGACGAGATGAAGCTCTGCCTGCTGCTCAACGTCATCGACCCCAAGATCGGCGGCGTCATGATCATGGGCGACCGGGGCACCGGCAAGTCCACCACCGTCCGCTCCCTCGTCGACCTGCTCCCGGACATCAGCGTCGTGGTCGGCGACCCGTTCAACTCCGACCCCTTCGACCCCGAGGTCATGGGCCCCGAGGTCCGCGACCGCCTCCTCAAGGGCGAGGACCTTCCCGTCACCACCACCAAGATCACCATGGTCGACCTGCCCCTCGGCGCCACCGAGGACAGGGTGTGCGGCACCATCGACATTGAGAAGGCGCTCACCGAAGGTGTCAAGGCGTTCGAGCCAGGCCTGCTCGCCAAGGCCAACAGGGGGATACTGTATGTGGACGAGGTCAATCTGCTGGACGACCATCTGGTGGATGTTCTGCTGGATTCCGCGGCTTCCGGGTGGAACACGGTGGAGAGGGAGGGCATCTCCATCTCCCACCCTGCGCGGTTCATCCTCATTGGGTccggtaacccggaggaaggcgaGCTCCGGCCGCAGCTGCTGGACCGGTTCGGGATGCACGCGCAGGTCGGCACGGTCAGGGACGCGGAGCTGAGGGTGAAGATTGTGGAGGAGAGGGCTCGGTTCGACAAGGACCCGAAAACGTTCCGGCAGTCCTACTTGGAGGAGCAAGGGAAGCTCCAGGACCAGATCACATCCGCTCGGAGCAACCTCGGTTCTGTGCAGCTCGACCATGATCTCCGGGTTAAGATATCCCAGGTGTGTTCTGAGCTGAATGTGGATGGGCTGAGAGGAGACATTGTCACTAACAGGGCTGCCAAGGCGTTGGCTGCCCTAAAGGGAAGGGACATCGTGACAGTGGAGGACATTGCCACCGTGATTCCCAACTGTTTGAGGCATCGGCTCCGTAAAGACCCACTCGAATCGATCGACTCGGGCTTGCTTGTAGTTGAGAAGTTTTATGAAGTCTTTGGCTAG